The following are encoded together in the Thalassolituus oleivorans MIL-1 genome:
- the alr gene encoding alanine racemase, translated as MTRPVRALLKWSNLRHNYRVAKRRAAALAYAVIKANGYGHGLEACANALASEADGFAVACVDEGVRIRSAGFDHPILVLQGAYNAEEWQVAADLGLQLVVHHEQQLQDCQGLEFRYPVPVWLKINSGMNRLGIRVDDANSIIIQIEANDNLQLVHVMSHFATADEADDAFFTEQRQIMLKHDWPVPLSLSNSAALMRDESIAEAVSRPGIMLYGSSPLAEKTASELDLRPVMSLQSALISTHEVAAGEGVGYGHSWVAERDTRVGVVAIGYGDGYPRHAPVGTPVNVAGVECPLIGRVSMDMITVDITDVPTAQIGSSVQLWGELVDIDRVAALCGTIGYELYCQVTPRVPRVTLQ; from the coding sequence ATGACACGTCCTGTTCGCGCATTACTCAAATGGTCTAACTTGCGTCACAATTACCGTGTGGCTAAACGCCGTGCTGCCGCCTTAGCTTATGCCGTGATCAAGGCCAATGGCTATGGTCATGGCTTGGAGGCTTGCGCCAATGCTCTGGCATCCGAAGCGGATGGCTTTGCTGTGGCATGTGTCGATGAAGGTGTACGTATTCGTTCCGCTGGCTTCGATCATCCTATTCTTGTTCTGCAAGGTGCCTATAACGCGGAAGAATGGCAAGTCGCGGCGGATTTAGGCTTACAGTTAGTGGTTCATCACGAACAACAGCTACAAGACTGCCAAGGATTAGAGTTTCGATATCCTGTGCCGGTTTGGTTAAAAATAAACAGTGGCATGAATCGTTTAGGGATTCGTGTGGATGACGCGAACTCCATCATTATTCAAATTGAAGCGAACGACAATTTACAGCTGGTTCATGTGATGAGTCACTTTGCCACCGCGGACGAGGCCGACGATGCGTTTTTCACTGAGCAGCGTCAAATTATGCTCAAACACGATTGGCCTGTGCCGTTAAGTTTAAGTAATAGCGCGGCGTTGATGCGCGACGAGAGCATTGCTGAAGCGGTGAGTCGTCCGGGGATTATGCTCTATGGTAGTTCACCGTTGGCGGAAAAAACCGCGTCTGAATTGGATTTGCGTCCTGTAATGAGTTTGCAGTCGGCGCTTATTAGCACGCACGAGGTTGCCGCTGGTGAAGGTGTTGGTTATGGCCATAGTTGGGTTGCCGAGCGTGATACGCGAGTTGGCGTTGTAGCGATTGGTTATGGCGATGGCTATCCGCGTCATGCCCCAGTGGGCACGCCAGTGAATGTTGCCGGTGTTGAATGCCCACTGATTGGTCGCGTCTCTATGGATATGATTACCGTTGATATAACCGATGTGCCTACTGCACAAATTGGTTCATCGGTTCAATTATGGGGTGAGTTGGTGGACATTGATCGTGTTGCAGCGTTGTGCGGCACCATAGGTTATGAATTGTATTGCCAAGTCACTCCGCGGGTGCCACGGGTAACTTTACAGTAA
- a CDS encoding DUF4258 domain-containing protein, whose product MAIELPKFKAHEVRAEIKRIADSSTHFVEFLDHALDRMEQRGVTTRQVLRVLRDGDQEGNAEWCTDKERGWRCRLSRITAGEKITVIAKLVERKNSTCLVVTTWEG is encoded by the coding sequence ATGGCCATCGAACTACCCAAATTCAAAGCTCACGAAGTCAGGGCTGAAATCAAACGCATTGCCGATTCCAGCACACATTTCGTGGAGTTTTTAGATCACGCGCTCGACAGAATGGAGCAGCGCGGCGTTACTACGCGACAAGTGCTCCGAGTATTGAGAGACGGAGATCAAGAGGGCAATGCAGAATGGTGTACCGATAAGGAACGCGGCTGGCGCTGCAGATTAAGCAGAATCACCGCCGGTGAAAAAATCACAGTCATCGCAAAACTCGTTGAACGTAAGAATTCAACTTGTCTCGTTGTAACCACTTGGGAGGGCTAG
- a CDS encoding replication protein P, which translates to MDSKQLLNRVTQQLKQASKDSTIQAGDNGAIAHEPTVEQKEAINQIFELFRFNYHNQFLKAFPDLDTMIMAKRLWAKLLADYSGQVIMRAAEKTVKDSTYLPNVHEVLMRCDIADVHGLPSTHAAYMEACRAPSPKREYSWTHPAIYYAGRASDWFFLANEPEAVAFPVFKRNYELLLQRIQQGEEIELELPKALPEHSSVPLPRKEQQQRLHALQDLLKD; encoded by the coding sequence ATGGACAGCAAACAACTGCTAAACCGGGTTACACAACAGCTGAAGCAAGCATCCAAAGACTCAACGATACAAGCTGGTGATAACGGCGCCATCGCCCATGAGCCGACGGTTGAGCAAAAAGAAGCGATAAACCAGATTTTTGAACTGTTTCGATTTAATTATCACAACCAGTTTTTAAAAGCGTTTCCTGATCTTGATACCATGATCATGGCCAAACGCTTGTGGGCTAAATTATTAGCCGACTACAGCGGCCAAGTGATTATGCGCGCCGCCGAAAAAACGGTAAAAGACAGTACCTATTTACCGAATGTACATGAAGTACTCATGCGCTGTGATATTGCCGACGTCCACGGCTTGCCGTCGACACACGCGGCCTACATGGAAGCCTGCCGAGCACCCTCACCTAAGCGCGAATACTCATGGACGCACCCCGCAATTTATTACGCCGGTCGCGCCAGCGATTGGTTCTTTCTCGCGAATGAACCTGAAGCCGTCGCCTTCCCTGTATTTAAGCGTAATTACGAATTATTGCTGCAACGTATACAACAAGGTGAAGAGATAGAACTCGAATTGCCGAAGGCGCTACCGGAACACAGCAGCGTGCCCTTGCCACGCAAAGAACAACAACAGCGTCTGCACGCCCTACAAGACTTACTTAAAGATTAA
- a CDS encoding FecR domain-containing protein → MSAAMAPSRSLYAALTLLIAIPLSVFLFFSPKQSQSAATVDTISTVAGEVRSLAMAGGSEIQLSENTQLSRRISDEQQRLRLVGGEATFVVMEDPLRPFWVQAGDFRLRAGTSAFRMTLLEKQLTVQVLEGSVRAQWAGDAQTLTAGERIQINL, encoded by the coding sequence ATGTCTGCCGCTATGGCCCCTTCTCGTTCTTTGTATGCAGCGCTGACGCTGTTGATTGCGATTCCGTTATCGGTATTTCTGTTTTTTAGCCCTAAGCAAAGTCAGTCGGCTGCGACGGTGGACACCATTTCGACGGTGGCGGGGGAGGTTCGTTCCCTTGCGATGGCGGGTGGTTCGGAAATTCAGTTGAGTGAAAATACGCAGTTATCGCGGCGCATCAGTGATGAGCAGCAACGTTTGCGCTTGGTTGGCGGTGAAGCGACCTTTGTGGTGATGGAAGATCCGCTTCGACCTTTTTGGGTGCAAGCTGGGGATTTTCGTTTACGTGCGGGTACGAGTGCATTTCGTATGACGTTGCTGGAGAAACAATTAACGGTACAGGTGTTAGAAGGATCTGTGCGGGCGCAGTGGGCGGGAGATGCGCAAACGCTCACCGCCGGTGAGCGTATTCAAATTAATCTTTAA
- a CDS encoding MmcQ/YjbR family DNA-binding protein — MTLDDLHAYLRTKPDSIEDFPFGPEPSVYKIEGKMFALVIPSQDGWRINLKCPPDEAIQLRDVFTSVIPGYHMNKRHWNTINFPGDVPEAELQRQIDVSFALVVKGLPKAARLRLETRYGREALYC; from the coding sequence ATGACACTGGATGACCTTCACGCCTATTTGCGGACTAAGCCTGACAGTATTGAGGATTTTCCGTTCGGCCCTGAGCCGAGCGTCTATAAAATCGAGGGTAAAATGTTTGCTCTCGTGATTCCTAGTCAAGACGGTTGGCGTATCAATTTAAAATGCCCACCAGATGAAGCGATTCAATTACGCGATGTATTTACCAGCGTTATTCCCGGTTATCACATGAATAAACGTCACTGGAATACGATTAATTTTCCCGGCGATGTGCCTGAGGCTGAATTGCAGCGCCAAATCGATGTGTCTTTTGCGTTGGTGGTTAAAGGCTTGCCTAAGGCTGCGCGTTTACGTTTGGAAACGCGCTACGGTCGGGAAGCCCTTTATTGTTAG
- a CDS encoding helix-turn-helix domain-containing protein, with protein MYHYKACGLDNVYLKNGYEEKNTPSGKSIAIHDIDGLHKAIGKGIANKEAALTPQEFRFLRGELDLSQKALGMLLDRTDQMVAKWEKGETKILVLADKAIRDLYMESIGEGPISNLLQRLAQLDRKNRELTLQLEETATGWLSESSAA; from the coding sequence ATGTATCACTATAAAGCATGTGGTCTAGACAATGTGTACTTAAAAAATGGCTATGAAGAGAAAAATACGCCATCGGGCAAATCCATTGCCATCCATGATATTGACGGCCTACACAAAGCCATCGGCAAAGGTATAGCCAATAAAGAAGCAGCTTTAACACCACAAGAATTTCGCTTTTTACGTGGAGAGTTAGATCTTTCACAAAAAGCACTTGGCATGTTGCTCGATCGAACGGATCAAATGGTCGCCAAGTGGGAAAAAGGCGAGACTAAAATTCTAGTGCTGGCCGATAAAGCCATTCGTGATTTATACATGGAAAGCATCGGCGAAGGACCGATCTCCAACCTGCTGCAACGCTTAGCCCAGCTAGATAGAAAAAATCGCGAACTCACTTTGCAACTAGAGGAAACCGCTACCGGCTGGCTAAGCGAAAGTAGCGCCGCGTAG
- a CDS encoding CPXCG motif-containing cysteine-rich protein, producing MYELQPHSVYCPYCGENLDVLIDNSEDEQDYIEDCQVCCRPIRFLVQIDNDGDAMVIVQDENDV from the coding sequence ATGTACGAACTACAACCCCATAGCGTCTACTGCCCCTACTGCGGCGAAAACCTAGACGTACTGATCGATAACTCTGAAGACGAACAAGACTACATCGAAGACTGCCAAGTGTGCTGCCGCCCAATTCGATTTTTAGTGCAGATCGATAACGACGGCGATGCCATGGTTATCGTGCAGGATGAAAATGACGTTTAG
- a CDS encoding DnaT-like ssDNA-binding domain-containing protein, protein MPSHPLFTDKTIALSATLAATIGLEEAVLLTILNDAASLQSNQWARLHCQTLRLQLPFWDDVSIRRVLRSLIDKGLLSLQGPMFPDAESLIFGFGSQGVTEVPADTSTRAIQQPAQPSVQPANVVQPMPGQTTPHKPLNGQWQPNEDTLARLEQHGVPRAFSWAQMDAFILQGQEQGANRNDWNTRFFRHVKNQWVFSQNDAQKNARIPERTAFNPAQDEAKPIALNWQPSADACQILGRAGIDPQFIEDAVAEFILYWSERGDAFKTWNSKFIQHVRQQWARYTSAVEHSPLPSRIVDNWQPAADCFDILAMGHIPQEFAQNLVPEFVLYWRDSNQVHNSWNSRFLQYVKQQWGKRLAQPVGDANGQQTTAKPGYTTAEASIQRLNDTSW, encoded by the coding sequence ATGCCGAGCCATCCGTTATTTACCGACAAAACCATTGCCCTGTCTGCGACGCTCGCGGCCACGATCGGGCTGGAAGAAGCGGTATTACTGACGATACTGAACGACGCCGCCAGTTTGCAAAGCAATCAATGGGCACGGTTGCATTGCCAAACCTTACGCCTGCAACTGCCATTTTGGGACGATGTATCCATTCGACGCGTACTGCGTAGCCTCATCGACAAAGGATTACTCAGCTTGCAGGGGCCTATGTTCCCAGATGCCGAGTCCCTGATTTTTGGCTTTGGCAGCCAAGGTGTTACCGAAGTTCCAGCGGATACCAGCACCAGAGCGATACAGCAACCCGCACAGCCATCAGTGCAACCGGCCAACGTTGTACAGCCCATGCCGGGCCAGACCACACCGCATAAACCGCTCAATGGCCAGTGGCAACCCAACGAAGACACACTCGCGCGGTTAGAGCAGCACGGTGTTCCGCGAGCGTTTAGCTGGGCGCAAATGGATGCTTTTATATTGCAAGGCCAAGAACAAGGTGCGAACCGTAACGACTGGAATACCCGATTTTTCCGTCATGTGAAAAATCAGTGGGTATTTAGCCAAAATGACGCGCAAAAAAATGCGCGTATACCGGAACGTACCGCGTTTAATCCGGCACAAGACGAAGCCAAACCCATCGCATTAAATTGGCAGCCGAGTGCTGATGCCTGCCAGATTTTAGGCCGTGCAGGCATTGATCCACAATTTATTGAAGACGCGGTGGCCGAGTTTATTTTGTATTGGAGCGAGCGCGGTGATGCCTTTAAAACGTGGAACAGCAAATTTATCCAGCACGTTCGTCAGCAATGGGCGCGCTACACATCGGCGGTAGAACATTCGCCTCTGCCCAGCCGTATTGTCGATAATTGGCAACCGGCGGCCGATTGCTTTGATATTTTAGCCATGGGTCATATTCCACAAGAATTTGCCCAAAATTTAGTACCCGAATTTGTGCTGTACTGGCGTGATTCCAACCAAGTTCATAACAGTTGGAATAGCCGCTTTTTACAGTACGTAAAACAACAATGGGGCAAGCGTTTGGCTCAGCCTGTAGGAGATGCAAATGGACAGCAAACAACTGCTAAACCGGGTTACACAACAGCTGAAGCAAGCATCCAAAGACTCAACGATACAAGCTGGTGA